The DNA window GGTGAGTTCTGGCATTTCATGCTGACAGACGGTTCTTTCGAACAGTATGCCGCAGACGATAAAGCAGTCGGCGACACCGTTAAGTGGTTGAAAGAGCAAGACGTGTACACCGTGACTTTGTACAACGGTGCGCCTTTGTCGGTTACGCCGCCTAACTTTGTTGAGCTCGAGGTTGTCGACACGGACCCGGGCATGAAGGGCGATACCGCACAAGGCGGATCCAAACCTGCGACTTTGTCCACCGGTGCGGTAGTCAGCGTGCCCTTGTTCATCGTCATCGGTGAAATGCTGAAAGTGGATACTCGCACCGGCGAGTACGTGAACCGTGTAAAAAGCAGTTAATCTACGATGATTGATTCTCCTGTCTGGCAGCCGACTGCCTCGCGGGACGCTCTAAAAAGCCGTGCACAGCAACTTGCTTACGTGCGCGGCTTTTTTTGTGAGCGGGATGTGCTGGAAGTGGAAACACCAGTACTTGGCCGCCACGGCGTTACCGATTTGAATCTTGATGGCATCCCGGCAAACGTGAGGGCCGCTGGTGTTCACGGGGGATGGCTTCAAACATCTCCTGAATACCCCATGAAACGGCTTTTGGTTGCAGGTTCTGGCTGTATTTACCAAATTGCCAGAGTGTTTCGGAATGGCGAACGAGGGAGTCGTCACAACCCAGAGTTTTCGATGTTGGAATGGTATCGCGTCGCAATGGATGATCAGGCGCTCATGTCCGAAGTGGCTGATTTGGTATGCGGTTGGCTCGGATGTGAGCGGCCGGTTCAGCTGAGCTATCGGCAGGCGGTGTTCGAAAGCGCCGGCTTTGACCCCATGGAAACCTCTGATAACGACCTGAAAGGCTATTGTGAGCAATGGCTGGAGTCCGAACAACTTACGGATCTGAGTCGCAACGATTGTTTGGATTTGGTGATGAGTTTTGCGGTCGAGCCAACGCTGGGTTTTGATCGGCCGGTGTTTATTACCCGCTACCCCGCAGCACAGGCCGCGCTGGCAAGGGTGTCGCAAGAGCAGGGGCACCAGGTTGCGCATCGATTCGAGCTTTACATAAACGGGTTGGAGCTGTGCAACGGGTATTGGGAGCTGACGGACCCAGCGGAGCAGCGGCAGCGTTTTGAGACGGATAATCAGCAGCGACGATTAGCGGGTAAGCCAGAAATGGCTTTGGACAGCGCGTTTATGGCGGCGCTGGATGTCGGCTTGCCCGATTGCTCGGGCGTTGCCTTGGGGCTAGACCGGTTGCTGATGCTGAAGGTGGGCGCAAAAACGATTGAGGAAGTTCTTGCCTTCCCGATCGAAAGAGCCTGACCTTGTCAGGTTCTTGTTGGCTTTAACTGGCCAAAGGCTTCGCCCATTTGTACGGCTTTGCTCGCGACTTGATCTGCGTTCCAATTTACGGCGCCTTTGGGCATTACCAGAACAACGGTGGAGCCCAAGCGGAACCGACCCATTTCATCGCCTTTCTCGAAACGCACGGCCTGATCGCCGGAGTACTGCCACTCGGTAACCTTGCTCGGCTTGGGAGCAACGACACCTGCCCAAGTGGTTTCTACACTGCCGACGATCATTGCGCCTACTAACACTAGCGCCATAGGGCCCGCTTCGGTATCAAAAACGCACGCCACACGCTCGTTACGGGCGAACAGATTCGGAACGTTCTCTGCCGTTACCGGATTAACAGAAAACAGCTTGCCGGGAACATACACCATTTCTTTCAGGGTGCCGGCCACAGGCATGTGAATGCGGTGGTAATCTTTTGGTGACAGATAAATGGTGGAAAATTCGCCTTCGCGAAAGGCTTCAGCCCGCTTTTCATCACCACCGAGCAGTTCGGTCAGGCTGAAAGATTGGCCCTTGGCCTGAAATACCCGATCGTCTGCCGTGACTTGACCAAGTTGGCTGATGGCGCCATCAACCGGACTGACAAATACATCCGGGGTTTGGTCAATGGTGCGAACGCCGGGTTTGAGGGCGCGGGTAAAGAATGCGTTAAAACTGTCGTAAGCGGTGGGGTCCGATTCTGCGGCCTCACTCATGTTTACGCCGTAGCGGTCGATAAACCAGCTAATGACGCGGTTTTTCAGAGCTGGACTCCTGTCATAGTCTGCGAGGCGGCCAGCCAAGCGGGATAGCGTCAGCTGTGGCGTGACGTATTGACTCAGGACGAACAGTTTATCAAGCATTTGAAACATCTCTCGGTTCTATAAAGCGGGGCAGTTTACCAAACAGGGCGTAGTGTATAGAAATTGTTTCTCCCCTTCGCTGTTCTGCCGAGGGCTTGCTATCATCGAACACTGCTTTTTTACAGGGTTCAGACGGGCGACTATTATTTATGCTGCTGATTATTGGTGCAGTGATTGTTATTGCGAGTGTTCTTGGCGGCTATACATTGCACGGCGGGAACTTGGCCGTGCTATGGCAGCCGACAGAGGTGCTGATCATTGGTGGGGCCGCCGTAGGCTCGTTTGTGATCGCTAATCCGATGCACACCGTGAAAGAGGTGTTTAGCGGGCTGTTGCGATTACTCACTGGGTCTCCGTTCAATAAAGCCTATTACACCGATCTGCTCAGCCTGCTTTACGAAATCTTTGATAAATCACGCAAGCAAGGCGTGATGGCCATCGAAGAAGATATCGATAACCCCGAAGAAAGCCCGATCTTTACCCGTTACCCAGTCATCATGAAATCCAAACACTTACTGGATTTTATCACAGACTATTTGCGCATTATCAGCTCCGGAAACATGGCACCTCACGAGCTGGAAGGCATGATGGAAAACGAAATCGAGAATCGCCAGCATGAACTGGAAGAACCCGCTCATGCGGTGAATAAAATCGCTGATGCCTTGCCAGGGTTGGGGATCGTAGCAGCGGTTCTGGGTATCGTGATCACCATGAATTTTCTGACCGAAGGGCCCGAGAAAATCGGGTTGAGCGTGGCGGCGGCCTTGGTGGGGACGTTTTTGGGTATCTGGATGGGCTATGGCTTTGTTGGCCCCGCGTCCATTGCGCTTGAGCATACCGCGAAATACGAACTGAAAGCCTATGAGTGTGTGAAGTCAGCCATTGTGGCGACGGTTGCGGGGCAGGCACCCCAAATGGCGATTGAATTTGGTCGCAAAGCCTTGCCGACCGAGAAACGCCCGGGCTTTCAGGAATTGAACGATCACGTTCGCTCCAAATGATGCCTTACATCACT is part of the Marinobacter sp. JH2 genome and encodes:
- the motA gene encoding flagellar motor stator protein MotA, whose amino-acid sequence is MLLIIGAVIVIASVLGGYTLHGGNLAVLWQPTEVLIIGGAAVGSFVIANPMHTVKEVFSGLLRLLTGSPFNKAYYTDLLSLLYEIFDKSRKQGVMAIEEDIDNPEESPIFTRYPVIMKSKHLLDFITDYLRIISSGNMAPHELEGMMENEIENRQHELEEPAHAVNKIADALPGLGIVAAVLGIVITMNFLTEGPEKIGLSVAAALVGTFLGIWMGYGFVGPASIALEHTAKYELKAYECVKSAIVATVAGQAPQMAIEFGRKALPTEKRPGFQELNDHVRSK
- the efp gene encoding elongation factor P, which encodes MASYSTNEFRGGLKVLLDGDPCIMLENEFVKPGKGQAFNRVKLRNLMTNRVWERTFKSGESLEAADVMEQDMEYLYSDGEFWHFMLTDGSFEQYAADDKAVGDTVKWLKEQDVYTVTLYNGAPLSVTPPNFVELEVVDTDPGMKGDTAQGGSKPATLSTGAVVSVPLFIVIGEMLKVDTRTGEYVNRVKSS
- the asd gene encoding archaetidylserine decarboxylase (Phosphatidylserine decarboxylase is synthesized as a single chain precursor. Generation of the pyruvoyl active site from a Ser is coupled to cleavage of a Gly-Ser bond between the larger (beta) and smaller (alpha chains). It is an integral membrane protein.) yields the protein MLDKLFVLSQYVTPQLTLSRLAGRLADYDRSPALKNRVISWFIDRYGVNMSEAAESDPTAYDSFNAFFTRALKPGVRTIDQTPDVFVSPVDGAISQLGQVTADDRVFQAKGQSFSLTELLGGDEKRAEAFREGEFSTIYLSPKDYHRIHMPVAGTLKEMVYVPGKLFSVNPVTAENVPNLFARNERVACVFDTEAGPMALVLVGAMIVGSVETTWAGVVAPKPSKVTEWQYSGDQAVRFEKGDEMGRFRLGSTVVLVMPKGAVNWNADQVASKAVQMGEAFGQLKPTRT
- the epmA gene encoding EF-P lysine aminoacylase EpmA, which encodes MIDSPVWQPTASRDALKSRAQQLAYVRGFFCERDVLEVETPVLGRHGVTDLNLDGIPANVRAAGVHGGWLQTSPEYPMKRLLVAGSGCIYQIARVFRNGERGSRHNPEFSMLEWYRVAMDDQALMSEVADLVCGWLGCERPVQLSYRQAVFESAGFDPMETSDNDLKGYCEQWLESEQLTDLSRNDCLDLVMSFAVEPTLGFDRPVFITRYPAAQAALARVSQEQGHQVAHRFELYINGLELCNGYWELTDPAEQRQRFETDNQQRRLAGKPEMALDSAFMAALDVGLPDCSGVALGLDRLLMLKVGAKTIEEVLAFPIERA